acactaaatgtcatgtattTGGCCTATACTTCAAGTTATCCGTCTGaaatgttgcacatacactgctgccatcttgtggacaccatcagaatgacaaacagagtgatggctcaatgtgggacctttctgttgaatttcaaagatggtggtaaaaAAAATGaactattgttttttttctttgtattttcttctaccagatctattgtgttatattctcctacattgaATTCACATTTGCACAAACATCattgtgtttcctttcaaatggtaccgaaaatatgcatatccttgcttcagggccagagctacaggcagttagatttgggtatgtcattttaggcgaaaattgaaaaaaatgggGCTATCCCAAGAATacaacacctgttgtgttcggtgcatgtcaaatcaaatcaaagtttacttGTCACgcgcgctgaatacaacaggtgtagtagaccttacagtgaaattcttacttacagactctaaccaatagtgcaaaaaaggtattatgtgaacaataggtaagtaaagaaataaaaacaccagtaaaaagacagtgaaaatgtGTCACCTGCAGAGCCTTGCTAGAAAAATGTgtctaataaaatgtgatttgatttgatggagtgctgcattagatgacctggcctccacaatcacccgaactcaaattgagatggtttgggatgagtcggactgcagagtgaaggaaaagcatccaacaggtgctcagcatatgtgcaacgctgtcatcaaggcaaagggtggctactttgaagaatctcaaatagaaaatatattttgatttgtttagttaACAAttgtttggttactatatgattctatgtgtcttatttcatagttttgatgtattcactattattctacaatgtagaaaatagtaaaaataaagaaaaacccttgaatgagtaggtgtgtccaatcttttgactggtactgtatattagtgtATTCCACTACTAACAAATACAAACATAATTTGTTTTTCATATTAGTTACTGTGTTTGTATTTGACTATACTTTGTTTTGCTCCTCAGGGCTTGAGGATCAGGGTCTGGGCTCTCCTAAGGTCTTTCTCATCTCCAGTTTTGACCTTGGTCTCTACGATTTCCCTGACCTGGAGGAGACAATGGAGAAAGAGCTTCCTGACCACAAGAGGCATGTACTACTGTTGTCCATCCCTAATTTAACCCGGAAAATCAACCAGAGGAAGAAGGAGGCTTTCAAAGCCAACATGTGGAGGCTAGCTTTTGTATCTGGCATTGTGGCAGCAATACCTATCCCAGGTCTTTCCTTTGCTGTAGATGTAAGCATATTGGTATTTGAGGTCCAGAGGTACTATCACGCTTTCGGTCTTGATGATGAGTCCCTGCAGAGCCTCGCTAACAGAACGAATGTGTCGGTGGAGGAGCTGAAAGCAGTCCTCAAGTCACCACTGAACCAAAAGAAAATAAACAAAGATGTGATTGTCAAGTTGCTTCAAAGTGTAGCTCTATCAGCGGTGACGATGGCTGAATACCTGTTAAGTAACATTCCTATTGTCGGCAGCATTGCTGCAACAGGGATTTCCTTTAGTACAACCTACTTCATGTTGAGGAAGTGTCTGAACGAGCTGGCTGATGATGCACACAATGTTCTGATGAAGGCACTCATGGCCAATGAGTGAGATAATGTTCAAGATTGAATTGCAATCTAGATCTGTCTTTGCGTTCTTTCTTGAACACTATCTTCAAACAAGGAAATACAGTTAAAAGTAGCATAACTAAATTGTGCAGCTTGAAGATAAATgtacaaatcaaatgtaattgatCAAAGGGACATTAAGGTCACAATAGTGTTAATATAGGCAAGCATGATATAATGGTGTGGGGTTGTCTTCGCTGCATTCTGCTACCTACTGACTTCCACACTTAACAGCCTGAGCCAAGACGCAGAGAGATTGGTGGGAGTAGCACTTGAGACGcctgtcactgagtagactgatggTCAGCCAGTAAATgtacaaatcaaatgtaattgatCAATGGGACAGTAAGGTCACAATAGTTTTAATATAGGCTAGCATGATATAATCTTACTGCATTAGATGGGAAATTCATATTGGGATATTTTTACTCATAATTTACTCGTAAATTACTCTGAAAACACAGTATATACTCCAAAAATATACATCAGATATGACCATTTAACTTCAGTATAATCTTTGTAATCCTAGACTTTTGAGAACCAAATCAGATGCGATTTGAAACTATAACATGATATTTGAACATGACTCCCTCTAGAAAGTGGATTTGAAAATAATCCTAGTTTAGAATGAATCAATGTTAATTGTACAAAATATTGTACAAGTTGTGGTTCTACATGGTAACATAAAAACAAAAGAAATGATTGTCCAGTTCCCTAGGTGGCATCTCCTGAAACTCTTCTTTATTTAAGATGTATTCTGTAATCTCAGTGAATGCACATTGTAACTGTAATTACATTATCATGACATTCTCTCATAATGATCAAAATAAACTTTTATAATGTACAACAAAGGTGCTTgattttagtcctgtattgatgctttgcctgtttaatggttcATCCGATGGCATAGCgaaatttcttataagcgtctggattagtatcccactccttgaaagcagcaggtctgtttgggatatgtacatagAGTCACTGCGGGGACAACGTCGTGGATGCAGTTATTGATGAAACTGGTGGCTGAGGTGATATACTCCTCAAGCCATTGGATGAATCTCAAaacatattccagtttgtgctagcaaaacaaaCCTGTAGCGGAGCATCCGTGTGACCACTTCCTGCTTtggtttttgcttgtaaacaggaggatataattatggtcagatttgccaaatggagggtgagggagagctttgtatgcgtctctgtgcgtggagtaaaggtggtctagagtttttcttCCTCTGGTTGTGTAACAGATGCAAATCGTACTCTCCTTGCgtagtgttttgtccaaataaatcacatcagccagtggtcccaGTTGAGCATAATTTATTTCTGTTGggtttttttgcatttttttaaatatatatttatatttcataaaacggcattagcacttaccaGTCCAGAAGTACGttctgtccttgcagaaacagctcctcaaTGTTTGAATAATAACTGTGTTCACTCAAAGATACCTCAAAcaaaaatctgtctcactttcccgatcaatcTCTTCTATAATCTGATGCAAATCTGTATTACTTAGACTTGGACttcgcttttcctgatttattcgccatgatatcttcaatgaaatcgttaAAAAAACACTTTCCAAAATACTACTTCCAAATTACTACTTTCCTAAACACTGCTGTGCGTAACAAGCGTGACTGCAACTAGTCTGAAGTTCGTTACGCGTGCGTTTACAAACAAGGGATGGTGGTCCAACCCATAACCATCACATACTGGTCATACATAcacagctcattggctatctacccagctagatttcaagaagatcagtggtcattgggcagaaatacagtcaatcatTGAAGCTTGGCTAATATTACTGGTGAGCAATTCATTgctcgttgtcttcaaatcagttcacttcggtcaatactccccgcaaaaaaaaacaatcaagtttggctgtgttgcaaacatccagaggattgcaatgaaaccaactatgactagataaacaattgtttagtgtgtgtaattacgTCGAATGCTCCGTCAAATgttgatagagatggaattcacgacacaaacggtttacaaaatgtttcgttttagactataaaaatggattttatcaaagaaaacgacACTTAATTTGATCACCTGGACCCTcgggaagagaaataagagcaagatatcagaatgtaagtcataattttaccttcagatgtgaatgtgtcaaaactgtcatggcggaaaatgtttgttgttgttgattgctcttctcaaacaaaagaatggcatttgttctctgtaatagctttttttaaatcggaaaacgtagtttgattaccaagattctaatattttgaaggatgtaaggatgtaagacacttgcatattcaagaatgtttaatgttacgacgCTGTATTTTTAGTtagtcactctgaaatttccccagatgttgatccctgtacgggGATCGCAGCCATAAGAGGTTTTTAATACATACGAGCAGCTGCAAGTTAGATTCATCTCTGAGCTCAGTCACGGAAGGAGCTCCAAGAGTAAGTGGTTACATGTCCCTTATATAGTGGGACGTGATAAAACAATCATCATGTTCACACAAGTTATTTTACTGTGTTAGGTGTTAGGTTGCAGACATAACATGAGTCTATGAAATGCATAACATCACAGTCCAACCCAATTCTGCCAGAATTCCCCCTTTGATGCCATGGATACCATAAGCATCGCCATACATGACATTTCTGACCTGACATGACATTTCTGAGCTGTTGTCAGACAGAACTTAAAACCTTCTGGTTTCTGGGAAATTGGCATTTTACACAGAAAGGGGGGATCCGAATGGAACTTCTGAAAATCAACGTAACAATTATTGAGGTTCATAGGGATCGGGGTAATTTCCAAAAAGGCAATCTGGATCCCCGAaggaagggggagacagtggCGAGCACTTCTGTTGTCATCACAACCTGGCGGGGAGGAGATACTGCAGTTTCTCCTCACAAATGTCATCAGGCATGAGAACAGAGAGATTATTCTTGACCCACCAGCGCACAGGTCCCTCCATTAGATGCTAGGAGAATATCCAAAGCCAATCTATTCTGTAAAACCATAGTACACTTAGCCACAAGTTAAGCAGTTAATTCTTCAATAGCAGTAGCATTACCCATGCTTTCTACTTAATTTGCTCGTTCGCTAATGGAATCAAGATAAGTTGTCGTGCCGTAACTGGTACAgtaccttgcgaaagtattcggcccccttgaactttgccaccttttgccacatttcaggcttcaaacataaagatataaaactgtatttttttgtgaagaatcaacaacaagtgggacacaatcatgaagtggaacgacatttattggatatttcaaacttttttaacaaatcaaaaactgaaaaattgggcgtgcaaaactattcagcccctttactttcagtgcagcaaactctctccagaagttcagtgaggatctctgaatgatccaatgttgacctaaatgactaatgatgataaatacaatccacctgtgtgtaatcaagtctccgtataaatgcacctgcactgtgatagtctcagaggtccgttaaaagcgcagagagcatcatgaagaacaaggaacacaccaggcaggtccgagatactgttgtgaagaagtttaaagccggatttggacacaaaaagatttcccaagctttaaacatcccaaggagcactgtgcaagcgataatattgaaatggaaggagtatcagaccactgaaaatctaccaagacctggccgtccctctaaactttcagctcatacaaggagaagactgatcagagatgcagccaagaggcccatgatcactctggatgaactgcagagatctacagctgaggtgggagactctgtccataggacaacaatcagtcgtatattgcacaaatctggcctttatggaagagtggcaagaagaaagccatttcttaaagatatccataaaaagtgttgtttaaagtttgccacaagccacctgggagacaccccaaacatgtggaagaaggtgctctggtcagatgaaaccaaaattgaactttttggcaacaatgcaaaatgttatgtttggcgtaaaagcaacacagctcatcaccctgaacacaccatccccactgtcaaacatggtggtggcagcatcatgtttgggcctgcttttcttcagcagggacagggaagatggttaaaattgatgggaagatggatggagccaaatacaggaccattctggaagaaaacctgatggagtctgcaaaagacctgagactgggacggagatttgtcttccaacaagacaatgatccaaaacttaaagcaaaatctacaatggaatggttcgaaaataaacatatccaggtgttagaatggccaagtcaaagtccagacctgaatccaatcgagaatctgtggaaagaactgaaaactgctgttcacaaatgctctccatccaacctcattgagctcgagctgttttgtaaggaggaatggaaaaaatttcagtctcttgatgtgcaaaactgatagagacataccccaagcgacttacagctgtaatcgcagcaaaaggtggcgctacaaagtattaacttaagggggctgaataattttgcacgcccaatttttcagtttttgatttgttaaaaaagttttaaatatccaataaatgtcgttccacttcatgattgtgtcccacttgttgttgattcttcacaaaaaaatacagttttatatctttatgtttgaagcctgaaatgtggcaaaaggtcgcaaagttcaagggggccgaatactttcacaaggcactgtaattaaTGCAGAGAATATTTTATTGCTGGGCATTGGTCCTCCTATACAAGTGGGAGAAAGGGTGATTCACGGGTACTGGGGTAGCACGCACAGCAGGAACAACATAGGCAACATAGCATGACCTGTTTGTAGACAGATAATAGTAGGATTTTTCCCAACACACATAGTTCCACATACTGAGGAAGTAGGTTTAGCATACAcactccaatgtcattttagagacttttgcagtacgtccaactggccacacaaacgcagaccacatgtaaccatgcaaGCCATGCAAGGACCTCcccatccagcttcttcacctgcgggattgtctgatgggatgctgaggagtatttatgtctgtaataaagcccttttgtaataaagcccttttgtgattggctgggcctgtctccccagtgggtgggcctggctcccaagtggtggacctatgccctcccaggctcaAGCATGGCTGAGCCCCTgccctgtcatgtgaaatccatagattagggactaatacatttattttaattgactgatatccttctatgaactgtaactcggtaaaatctttgaaattgttccatgttgcatttatatttttgttacaaaAATAACCTGTAGAGTGTAGGCCAGGGTGATGGGTTGCTTGGGCAGAGAGGTGTGATTATTAAAATCAAATCTTCTCATATACTGTAAAACACTTCATCTTCCACCCAATCAAGCTCTCAGTCTGTAAGGTTATCTGCTTCTCTTCAAGTCAGCGGGGTTATTAGAGATCAGGTTCAGGTCAGCGGGGTCatctacttcaaatcaaattttatttgtcacatacacatggttagcagatgttaatgcgagtgtagcgaaatgcttgtgcttctagttccgacaatgcagtaataacgaacaagtaatctaactaactaactctaCTTCTGGGCTTCCCCCTGTGGAAGCCAGGACTCTTTGAGCTGAGAGGTCGGGGAGAGGTTTTCTAGAACATTCACCACCTTTGGCTCCAACTCTGCTATCACCCAGACGATGCCCAGGTTAACCAGAGTGCCCCTACTTGATTGTAGGTGTAATAGGAGTGTCATCTTCTTCTGGCTCTGCTATTTAGTTACAGTGGGAGGTGTGGATCCAGGTGTCTTTCACTAGGCACTTTACCTCCATTGGGGTGGTGAGGGTCATCTGATGTGGTCCCTTTCATCTGGGCTTTAAAGGTTCTTTACTTCTGTCGTGCCTCCTGACCATTACCAAATCTCAGGGCTGGAGATCGTGATGGGGACGGCCATCTGGGGGCAGCAGTTTGGGTAGCAGAGACCTGTGAGTGAACAGCTCGAATACAGTTAAATCAGAGTTATACAGTACTTCTTCTTAGTGTAAATCCAACAGATGCAGATCTGGAACTGGGACGGGCCATCAGTACCTCATGTGGACTGAGGTAGCACATTCACCCAGGTAACACTTGTATGAGCACATATTTCTGGCAGTTTATTTTTCAGAACGCCATTGTAGCTGTCAAAGGTGTGTAGGgtaggcgaagtcaggtgcaggagagcagagcgCACTTTAATTCCGCTCCACAAAGTACAGCACATAAAAACAATAACGTGCCAAAAACATGGAACATGGCAAAGTAAAGCGCCCAACAATAATCCAGATCACAaacaaacaattacacacaaagataTTGAGGGGAAACAGGGGACTAAATACATGCAGTAATtatggaatgaaaaccaggtgtgtaatagaacaagacaaaaccaatggaataTGAGAAATGGAgaggcgatggctagaaagccggtgacgtcaatCGCGGACCGGAAAAAGGAGAGGAGCCGACAtcagtggaagtcgtgacagtaaggTCCAGAACTTTACGGTTGAAACGGTACATGGACAATTCTCTTAACTTGCATCA
This window of the Oncorhynchus tshawytscha isolate Ot180627B linkage group LG12, Otsh_v2.0, whole genome shotgun sequence genome carries:
- the LOC112263381 gene encoding interferon-inducible GTPase 5; amino-acid sequence: MNTILENIDDTELSAVKREIKEALKNNSLTTAAFKIQEYLEEINNVELNIAVTGETGSGKSTFVNAFRGMKYNDEGAAPTGVVETTIEAKAYPHPKYPNMNVWDLPGIGTANFKPEEYLQKVEFDRFDFFIIVSSERFRANDITLAKEIQKMKKKFYFVRSKIDNDMKAEGRKEKFDQDKTLETIRQYCIKGLEDQGLGSPKVFLISSFDLGLYDFPDLEETMEKELPDHKRHVLLLSIPNLTRKINQRKKEAFKANMWRLAFVSGIVAAIPIPGLSFAVDVSILVFEVQRYYHAFGLDDESLQSLANRTNVSVEELKAVLKSPLNQKKINKDVIVKLLQSVALSAVTMAEYLLSNIPIVGSIAATGISFSTTYFMLRKCLNELADDAHNVLMKALMANE